In the genome of Spirochaetae bacterium HGW-Spirochaetae-1, one region contains:
- a CDS encoding alpha/beta hydrolase, with protein MIFIKKIRYIPAVCTLFFLLYSGVTGQGADKGLRPGMTHIRISVSAPSASIEETVPVDIYVPDCSVIRGDVLVLPGWKFSRDRWYRETDLLRFADSRGFRLIFPEMNITLYESSYFEETTLKWAAVPGGQWIRDVMIPFLRENHGLLMEKKRNYLLGLSTGGRGVALVHLQNPGIFTAGAALSGDFDQVRMPGDRLMARVYGAFSIRGERWETVDNPRHEVEKGNWSMPIYIGHGKKDGVVPFDQSVRFFQVLKKNCPDLHVVFSDPDNAGHDFAYWGSEIESVFEFFDNVK; from the coding sequence ATGATTTTTATCAAAAAAATACGATATATTCCGGCGGTATGCACGCTGTTTTTTTTACTATACTCCGGGGTAACGGGTCAGGGAGCGGACAAAGGCCTGCGGCCCGGTATGACCCATATTCGGATCTCCGTATCGGCACCATCGGCCTCTATCGAAGAGACTGTTCCCGTTGATATATATGTTCCGGACTGCTCCGTTATACGTGGTGATGTTCTGGTACTGCCGGGATGGAAATTTTCACGGGACCGGTGGTACCGTGAGACCGATTTGCTCCGTTTCGCCGATAGCCGTGGTTTTCGGCTCATCTTTCCGGAGATGAATATCACGCTTTATGAGTCCAGCTATTTCGAAGAAACCACACTGAAATGGGCTGCAGTTCCAGGCGGGCAATGGATAAGGGACGTGATGATCCCCTTTCTCCGGGAAAACCACGGGCTTCTCATGGAGAAAAAACGCAATTATCTCCTGGGACTTTCCACGGGTGGAAGGGGAGTCGCCCTTGTACACCTTCAGAATCCCGGGATCTTTACAGCCGGGGCGGCCCTTTCGGGAGATTTTGACCAGGTACGGATGCCCGGGGACCGTCTCATGGCGCGTGTCTACGGAGCCTTCAGTATCCGGGGAGAGCGCTGGGAAACAGTGGATAACCCGCGGCATGAGGTGGAAAAGGGCAATTGGTCCATGCCCATATACATCGGGCATGGAAAAAAGGATGGAGTGGTTCCCTTTGACCAGAGCGTACGGTTCTTCCAGGTGCTGAAGAAAAATTGTCCTGATCTTCATGTTGTTTTCAGCGATCCCGACAATGCGGGCCATGATTTCGCTTACTGGGGATCGGAGATTGAGTCGGTGTTCGAATTTTTTGATAACGTGAAATGA